The genomic DNA AAAGGCAGCAGTTGTGTTGATTTCAATTTTATGATATAATAGTGGAATAAATTCTGTAGTGGAAATAAACATAacagtcagtgtttgtgttgctcAGGCAAACCTTGTGAGTAAACTCAGTTGATCATATGGTGACATTTGTGCAAGGAGATCAGTGTTATAAGTTTGTGTTGCATTCTTTGTCAGTGCAGTATAAAGCCAATGGAGTACtgtgtttatttcattcatttcctttcccTTCAACCATGACTACAGTTAACACAACAGCTGGTTTTGTTGTCACAGTGGCATCAGGAAACCAAACATCGCCATCCACATATGGCTTCGGTAGGCTGTCGTCCACTTCCATATCGGTGTTCTACTGAGGCATGTCTGGTTGTGCTGTTCGATAAACGTAATAATGTATTTGGTGTGAATAGACCAAAGAGACGAAGAATTCATTTGATAACATGGTCACTTCACAATATCGTCAGATACATCCATTTTTCTTGAGGATGGGCCAATCGTAATCGTCTCGTCTGAGGAAACAGTGCtccccactgcgccaccatgccgcctaATGTCAAATCCATTTCCATTAAAGCAGTGTGAGCTAGGTGGCAAAAGACTTGACATTATAAAAGAAGAGTCTGTTTCTTCAAGCAGCACTGAGGTGAGTTAGAGGTGTGCTTCAGCCCCCATAAAGAGTAGAATCACTTCTATCTTGGACAAAGAAGCAATTGATTAAATTTGAAGCAGATCTGAGTATTTACTCAGTATGGATCACCCAGGCACTCTGAAATTGAAGCAAGATCTGGCTGATTGAAATATATTTGGAGACTGTTACTATGTATTGGGCCACAGGACGGTaacagagagggggagagacatgtctttgtcctctttatGGTGCTGAGATAGCAGATGTACAGCAGTTGAAATACATTAATGATCCAGACTAAAAAACAATCTCAAACTATCATCGATAAACATGATTCCAAATGTTTATCAGGTCTTGGCGTTGTGGTACATACAGGGTAAAGCAAAATCATGGTGACATTACATATTTTACGCAATACCCAAGATGCTGATGCAACATTGGGTTAGCGACATTGgaaatttttttggtttaatGCCGTCATGTGATCTCAGAAAACCGAGTCGGTATGTATTGCTGTCATGCCAATTCCTGAAGACAGCAGTGTTTTgataatgattttctttttttctagtgAACTGCTACCAGTGAAGCACGTTCTCAACAAACCCCAGCTAGCCCGTAGTCTGGGCAGCAGCCTTTACACGCATGTGACTCATAACCACGCCACGGCTGGAAAGTCGCTCCGGACCAAAGTGCAGCACAGCAGGCACAAGCATCTTTATGACACCAACCATCAAATCAGGGTGAGTTTGTTTAATTCTGGTTCGTATCGGGATCGACACTTCATGtctctgtagttttttttttttttcggccTTACGCCTCGTGACAGCTGCCACAAATTGTCGGATTATAGAGGCATAGCTTgaagaattaataaaaaaaaatatgatgacaTCTTAATCCACTCACTAGTGCAGCCTACATTTCGCAACTGTCAACCATTGTACTGTATAATAATTGTAAACCTGTCAAAAATGGTGATTAGAACATTTATCAGTGTTGACTATTTGTCTCTCTTACAGGCCAAGCCTGATTTAAACACAACGTTACCAGTACGACAGACGGCGTCCATCTTTAAACAACCCGTGACTAAGGTAACAAATCATCCCAGCAACAAGGTGAAGACAGACCCACAGAGGGCAGTGGACCAGCCGAAACAAGTAAGTCGAGTAGAAAGCACATGTTCCTAAGAGTTCCTGCAGATGTCATTCTCTTTAGTGTCAATGGAGAAACGCTGCAACCAGGAGAGGCAGAGGAGTTGTCTGTCTCATTATTCTAGTCAGCGTCTCAGAAACTTTTCCAACTTTTTGCCGCATGACCAGGTGTCACATTTCATTGATGCTGAAGTGTTTATTCTAATCTCTGCTTCCCACCTTGACCTTGAAGATTTGGGGGACATCTTTTTTGTGCCGGGTTGAAGATGTGTGTGAAGAGTTCGGGTTCCAGAATTGATATCTCGCCCATGAGCTGTCTTAAATTTCTCTCATTGAACCTACACACAAGCAGTTTACCACAAGCTTGTTTTTGATACGGAGCTTCtggtaattgtttttttctccatgcaGTGAAGCTCCCCACCTGTCAGACTTCAGACATGTATTCAAACTGGTAATTGATTGGTAGGTAGAGCTGTGTAGCCGCTATAAACTCTAATTCTTGCTTTGGTTTTGCTTCGATCTCCAGCTGTTCTGGGAGAGAAAGCTGAGCGGGTTGAATGCGTTTGATATTGCGGAGGAGCTGGTGAAAACTATGGATCTCCCTAAAGGCTTGCAGGGTGAGAGAAAACCAGGAAATGTTAGAACTTTGTAGGTCTGAAAGCAAATATTTTCTTAAGACGCTTAACCCTTACCTCCCCGTTGTCCTCTGCTTAGGTGTTGGTCCTGCAAGTTCAGATAAAACCCTCCTCTCTGCCATCGCCAGTGCTCTGCACACCAGCCCTGCTCCAGTCACCGGACAGCTCACAGCTGCTGTGGAGAAAAATCCTGGAGTCTGGCTGAACACAGCACAACCTCTGTGCAAAGCCTTCGTAGTGACCGATGAAGACATCAGGTAAGATCTGCCTCACTGCAGGTTCATCCTTCAGTAATAGAGGCATTTCTTTAAGACAAACACGAGTTTGATCAGAGCTCCTTAATGCAGACGCATTCACCAGTGAGGCCAGAAATGCGTCACAATCAGAATCTGTTTTTTGAGCAGAACTAAAGGCGACGTCTGCTGAATTAGTACATGAAGAATCCACAGTGAGACACTGCAGATAGTTCTACCAAACCAGAGTTGTTTCTGAAGATCCTTTTTTAACCGTACGAAGAAGGTTATCCCAAAAGCAGAAAAGACGTGAATATGGGAATCCTCATCAATTCACCAGCAGCTCACTACTGCAGTCACCGCCGTCTCCCGCTGTCGTCCTAATGGCATCCTTCAACCGTCTCACACAGCTGAGAAAAGTCTGACTGCTGTCACCAGGGAAGGGAGCCAGCAGATCGAGTTTCATGTGTCTGCTAGGAAAGAGTCTGGCTGAAAAGTCTTTGTCTCTGCACTACGTTCTTAACTTAGATCTGTCAAGTCTCCAAAAGATGAATCCAAGTTTTTCTAGATGGCCAGacttcataaaaatgtaaaccaAAGATTTTGTGTTTCAAGTCTTGTGGCCATTTTTTTATGCCCCTAACATTAGTGGGCATATAGGATTACTCCAGCTGGTATGTATGTAAAAGTTTGATAGACCTAACGTCTATGCACTTTAGCACAAATTGGATTTCAGCACCTTTGTACTTGGACACAAGTTCACTTGTTTTCTCTTGATTTAACTAATGCCACTGTCGTCTTACTAAATGCCCAGAAGCTAAATATGGCATTCCTGGCGCTGCGGTCTGATCCTATCTGTTTATAATCCAGTCTTGAACTGCATTGTCTTTTTTGAAAGACATCATCTGTAATCATTGATGTCATGTTTGATTATCCAATTACTCTGTGATCAAAACCTGAAAAGCAGTTGTTCATTGGCTATCACATGATGCTGTGATTGACCAATCAGGCTGCACTCCTCTGACTGTTGACCACTGGGCCAATTCTACAGAACAAGGTTTGAAACTGAGCAATCAAATGTTAACAGATGACGGTTAGTGACAGACTAAAACTTCATGAATAAAACTAACTTATTAATGAATGTGTTTGCGGAGGTGAACCTGTTGGGGCAGTTTAACGTCTTAAAATGAAAAGCACAGCGAGTCGTTTGCTTCACTAAATGCTTTTGCATGCATCGTTGGCCTGGAGAGACACTGATAAGACCAAACCTtcactggacttttttttttcatgtttcaccTGCACTAAGATGAGAAATATAATTGTGTTGTCTTGTCTTTAACACATGCAGGAGTCTGTATGATATCCCATTCAGCTATATTTGCTTCCACTAATCTGTGAATGATTATTTAAGTTAGGTGTATTCGTGAGGTTAGGCGATGATGTTGGTTTAAAAGTCTTGGTTCACAGTCTCCATTCCAGCTTATCTGAATGATGGGACTGAGGTCAGGGATTTGTGTTGGGTTCTTCCCAATGGACCTTTTTTATTTGCACTGGGACACAGTCATGCTGCAACAGAAAAGGGACTTTGTCAAACTGGTTCCACAAAGTTGCAATCATAGAATTGTCGACCAATTTTTTGTATGAAGCAttaacatttcttttcactTGAACTGAGGGGTCTGGTCTAAATCCCTGAAAGACGCTTTTCAAAAATActgtttgcattaaaaaaaaacttgctgcTCTGGCTAATCACAACCAAAAGCTGGATACTGATGCTGTCTGTGTTCTGCTAAGAACCTGTGCAGACTCAGTAGACGATTGCACAAAGATCAACTGCTAAGATACTGCATGTACAAGAGACCTGCACTCATACCACATCTATACAGACTCAGAGCTCCTGCACAGTACAGCATGGATAGAAATGACAGTGATTGAATGCATTTAAGTACCTGTGAGGATATTTAATCAGATCATTTTCATAATCATCGAGTCTTAGCCATTAATGGTTTTTCATTATTGCTGACTTTTATTTACTCCCTGTGTGTCTAcctcaggaaacaggaagacatGGTGCAGAATGTGAGGAGGCGGCTGGAGGAAGCCCTCACAGCCGATATGTTGGCTCATCTAGAAGATGCCACTGCAGACCCAGCAGCCAACACAGTAGAAGTGGACTGTTTCCAGTGTAGCTGAATAATCTTCTCATGGTTCATTTATTTCcaccccctttttttaaaaaaaacaaaacgacaaTAACAGCTTGTTaccctgtttttgttctttaaaacgAGACAGTATGATCCTTTAAAGGTGCTTTGAGATTCAGTTCATGTTTACCTAACCTCATCAAGTCGTGAAAGGTCCTCTACCTAAGTGGTCCCCAACCCAttcttttttgcaccacggacaaacaacattttcataGACCGGCCTTTAAACTGTGGtggatatatataaaaaatgaaatgatctttttctaaatacagtaattaatgTGAATCCACTGTCAACTTTTTAGCACcatcaactttatttttcattttgctagCTTAATGGTTTCAATGTAGCAGTAATGAACTATGCGTTACCGGTCGGCGCCTGTCCTTTACGGAGGTGGTGGATGTAGGGAAGACGTGACCGAGGCAAGTGTCTCGACTTGCATCAGCATTGACTGATTGACAGATGTGGCGGAGAGAATCAGatcattttccaaaataaaacatcattctGAATCAGATAATTAAAGGTGAATAATGTAAGTTAggatttctttctgtgcagcccgGTACCGGTCCGTTGTCCAGGGGtaggggaccactgctctatgCGATGCAcagttaatgtgtgtgtttagatgcaTTAGTTCATGTGGACCTTCTTGAAGTGTATTGGTTCTAAAATGTTCTGacaccagtttttttttagagcTGGTTCTGGCACTGCCGGTTGAACGTTTATGTTTGGAATAGAAAGGTTGCAACATGTTTACATACAGACTTTTGTTTATGGGACTTCACATTTAGATTAACAAAGAAGTATTGATTCTCACAACAACTTCAGTTAACCTGTTACACATTTAAgagtttgtatttttaaaataatcaatagATAATATTATGAGATTAGGCAGCGACAGAAAACCCTTCcgaaaatagaaaaacaacactAATGTACCTCATAACAAGAAGCACTGTACCTCATGATTTATTATTTGTCCcttttgacaaataaatacagctCTTTTATGactcattattttgtcatttttacatttttttgaaggCGGGTGCTGTCTTAGATTTTcaaacaaaatgtgattttgttgCATTTTCCCAGTCGATTCTAAATCAGTGTTCATATTGCCATGTGTATTGGACTGATTTCTTCTTGACTGAATCTTTAGCTTTTGTTGAGACAAAACCAGTACCACACTTCACCAGCCTGAGTTGGACAAACACAGTGGGTATCTTCCTATCCTTGATGCCCTTTTcttgtttccatttttattttattttttttaactctttaaATTCACAGTGGGAATTTGGTGCTAAAAGCAGTTTAAGAGGGGCCAGAGTGGCGTAGAGAAACAATTACAGCAATCACTAAGTATTCAGGAGGTTGCGTCTTTTATTTTTGGCTGAACATGGAAGAAATGTTAATCTGTTCTTTCAAATGTGACGGTATGCCCATTGACTGTCTCTCTTCTATTTATacctttgctgttttttttaaagcaatcATTTTACATTGAAATTTCCACTTTTACTTGCATGTTGTGGCAACATTTAAATGATGTGCATCttcgtttttatttttgttttttatgagtgTGAAttgggttgattttttttttttaaataaattttgaaCTCAAACTTCTATATCTGTGGTCCTTTTATCTACTTGTGTGTTTCAGATCACTGCACCTGCAAAATTGGACAAAAACCCGTGAAATTTCATAAGAACCCTAAAAAtatgcatcccataataaaaTCTTCAGCTCGCTGATTTTGTGTCCATTCAAAAACGcatttaatgtttgattttcaCGTCAGTCAGCCATCATAGGAGGATGGAAGATGCGCTCCCTTCTGGAAAATGGTTGATAAATACACTCCTATGGTGTGTTACATGTTCACAAATATTCCTTTAGATTCCTCGGACCCAAATCTTTTTAGTTatcatcataaaatatttacaggcttggagaaaaaaaaaattaccctaATAAATTTTCCACATTGCTTTTTTTCTTGCTCGCATTCTGTATGAGCATCTTTCCAGTTCTGTTGGCCCACCCGACACACCTCATTGGTAGCCATGATTGTGAACACACCCATTCATGTCCACGTTTAAACTAAACATGTAGAACTAGGTGAAACAGTCTGGATGGAAAAACTGTGCAAGAAAGAAGGCTAAGAATCGGGATCTTGCGGACTGACAGACACAATGGTAGTTGGAGTTTGCGTGTCTTCGCGTGGATCCTCTCCTCTTCGCTGCTGGTGGCCTTTGAACCTATTGTTGTGTCGCGGGTGACGTCAGTGCCGTGTGCGGGAGACAGAGCGGCGTGCGCCTGGCGAGACAAAGGCTGCGGATCGACCGGGGTCAGGCAGCAGGGAGAGCCGAGGAgcactggggtttttttttttaatgaaaagataATTGCTAACCTTGAATTTCAGCTAGGGTCTCCCTGAACCAAACGCAGAATGAAGATCCAGTGACACTCCCAGGAATATGCGTTAACTCTCCAGACAGAAAGgagggtaaaaaaacaacaacaacaacactgttctctttttgtttttagacattttttcttCAACCTCCCCCCATTTAGCTTGCTACTTAGCTAGCCTGCTAGCTCCTAGCGCTGCAACAACACTGCTCTCCTCCCGGCTGCTTCTGTTGTTTCCTTCGCGAACTGGGCGGACAAGCACAAAAAGCGTTTCGGAACAAAGACGAGACAAGTAAGTTGACGTGTTTTTCggacttttgaaaaaaatattatttttttttaaaagcagccacCTCCTAGAATGGTGAGTTCGTCTTGACAGAACAGGGCTAACCTGCTAGCAGCGGTGCTCCCAAACAAAGGGGTCGACAACGTGACTGAGTGCCGACTGTGTTGGATTAGCCTGTTAGCTCGGCTCAAGCTAACAACAGattatttcagtttgttttttaatcaacggttttttttttaattttctggcAGGACGTAAAGAGGGAATCGAGATTAAATCGTAATtgttatggtgtgtgtgtgtgtgtgtgtgtgtgaatggaaatAGTTTGTGTAGTTGTGTTGGAGCGGACGGGCTCTACCCTGACGGAACCACCGGACTCCCGGACGGTTCGATTGTCAGACAAGGAGCAACAACAAAGCGAGGCGCCCAAATCCACGTCCTGCGTGGATGCTGTTGATTGGGAATGATCGGGCGTTCTTTTTGCTCATGTCcactatttttttgtgtgttttaatggtAAATTATActtcacttttttcattttttcccccctctttccAGAAGAGGAGAGCTCACTCCCACCAAAACGGGCATCCGTGATCTGATGTAAGATCCACGGAAAGACTATGCCTAGCCCTTTATTCCACCCCGACATTATGGACCACGACGTGGTGATCAGTAGCCAGCACAGCGGGGTCGTTCTCCCCCGTGAAACAGACCAGGAGTCTCGGGAAGAGGAGCACCAAGAGGCGCTCCGCTTCGCCCTGGACCAGCTGTCACTCATGGCCCTGGAGAAGGTGGACTGCGGGGGCGGAAGCGGAGGCGGCGGGCTGGTCGACCCTTTAGATGGAACCCAGGGTCCCGGTTCTGAGAGCATCAACGGCGTGGGCGGAGGTGGTTATGTGGATCTACAGATGCTGGAACATGCCAACGGGTCTCGGGACTCGCCGACGTCCTGCTCTCCATCCCCGGAGTACTACGGGTCGAGCGGGTACCACATGGCCGGCTCGCACTCCGTCCTCCACGGGGAACAAAGCTCCGTCCTCTGCAGCAGGAAAAGAAGTGTCAACATGACTGAATGCGTGCCTGTCCCCAGCTCCGAACATGTGGCAGAAATAGTAGGGAGGCAAGGTAAGAAGCTGATGTGTGTTGTTATTTCTAATCTGAGAGGAATATTTGATTTTCCTGATAATCGGGCAGCATGCCGCCTGGTGCTTCTTTGTTTGGGTTCCTGTCTGCTGAGAGGAGGGTCTGTGAACTTTTATAACCTGCGCATGGTGATGTTGATCGGGCTGTGTTAAATGTCACAATAATACTAGTCTCcccatttaaaaatcaataccaGTCTCATTTGCATGTGCTGTTTTAGCAGTGTTTAGACAATGCCTTGATAAAGTGAGTGTGGTTGATGAGtgggaggaaggggggaggggaggagagggtcAGACAAAGCGGCAGATTGTCGGGAGTCTGGACATGTCTAGCAGCCTGCACCAAACAAAGGAAACATGACGCTTTAATGCGATGCACATGTTAAATATCACGTTAGGACACCGTGTTCCCGTTCCTAGTCCGCATACGTGCCAATGAGAGATTCCCATTGGCCGTGCCGAGCAGATTTTTGGGCTGAAATGGGGCAGTAGAGGAGCACAAACACGGGACTGGGCGGTGTTACGCCCTGCACCCAGCTCGGCTTTTCCGTCGCAGCTCAGCTCCGCTCCTCTGCTGcgttccaaacattttttttttttaaaatttcatatttATCGACACCAACAGAATCCCCGTtcttaataaaacacacacacacacacgcgttgtGCGGGGCTCGGTTAGCCCGCCGCAGCCGCGGTTAGC from Antennarius striatus isolate MH-2024 chromosome 18, ASM4005453v1, whole genome shotgun sequence includes the following:
- the LOC137612758 gene encoding methyl-CpG-binding domain protein 3-like — translated: MERKSELLPVKHVLNKPQLARSLGSSLYTHVTHNHATAGKSLRTKVQHSRHKHLYDTNHQIRAKPDLNTTLPVRQTASIFKQPVTKVTNHPSNKVKTDPQRAVDQPKQLFWERKLSGLNAFDIAEELVKTMDLPKGLQGVGPASSDKTLLSAIASALHTSPAPVTGQLTAAVEKNPGVWLNTAQPLCKAFVVTDEDIRKQEDMVQNVRRRLEEALTADMLAHLEDATADPAANTVEVDCFQCS